One window of the Megalops cyprinoides isolate fMegCyp1 chromosome 2, fMegCyp1.pri, whole genome shotgun sequence genome contains the following:
- the LOC118769178 gene encoding zinc finger protein Gfi-1-like has product MPRSFLVKSKKAHSYHQPRSMEDDYSKLDTILAHICADSKIPKEPGCCSDVLTAESRGGFSPESHLVDIADLSSKSPQSCDGSVCGRSSDDEDFWRPPSPSVSPADSEKSLTPSVDETHPFALPFQPYAWSNYSGSEFRDLVQPMYHHHPGVLERSATMGLYADRAPETSLFTERSTAAGHYSDFSSPANLFQRATTPGLYSNRSLHSKVPDIKAESELLCTRLLLNGSYKCIKCSKVFSTPHGLEVHVRRSHSGTRPFACEMCGKTFGHAVSLEQHKAVHSQERSFDCKICGKSFKRSSTLSTHLLIHSDTRPYPCQYCGKRFHQKSDMKKHTFIHTGEKPHTCQVCGKAFSQSSNLITHSRKHTGFKPFGCDLCGKGFQRKVDLRRHKETQHGLK; this is encoded by the exons ATGCCTCGGTCATTCTTGGTCAAGAGCAAAAAGGCTCACAGCTACCACCAGCCGAGGTCCATGGAAGATGATTACAGCAAACTCGACACCATTTTAGCTCATATATGTGCAG ACAGCAAGATTCCCAAAGAGCCGGGATGTTGCTCGGACGTCCTAACTGCTGAATCCCGAGGCGGGTTTTCCCCGGAATCTCACCTGGTGGACATTGCCGACCTTTCTTCCAAATCGCCACAGAGCTGcgatgggagtgtgtgtggtcGGTCCTCGGACGATGAAGATTTCTGgaggcctccctctccctcggtATCACCAG CAGATTCGGAGAAATCCTTAACACCCTCGGTGGATGAGACGCACCCTTTCGCTCTGCCTTTCCAGCCATATGCGTGGAGCAATTATTCTGGGTCTGAATTCAGGGACCTTGTCCAGCCGATGTATCACCACCACCCCGGTGTCCTGGAGCGGAGCGCCACGATGGGTCTTTACGCGGACAGGGCTCCTGAAACATCCCTATTCACCGAGCGGAGTACCGCCGCAGGACATTACAGCGATTTCAGCTCACCCGCCAATCTGTTTCAAAGAGCCACAACTCCCGGATTGTATTCGAATCGCAGCCTACACAGCAAGGTCCCAGATATTAAGGCCGAGTCAGAACTACTTTGTACTCGCTTGCTCTTGAATGGATCCTACAAATGCATCAAATGTAGTAAG GTATTCTCCACGCCTCACGGCCTGGAGGTTCATGTCCGCCGATCGCACAGCGGGACAAGGCCctttgcatgtgaaatgtgtggGAAAACCTTCGGACACGCTGTCAGCCTGGAGCAGCATAAAGCGGTGCATTCTCAG GAAAGGAGTTTTGATTGCAAAATCTGCGGTAAAAGCTTTAAAAGATCCTCCACTCTGTCTACCCATCTGCTCATACACTCCGACACACGACCGTACCCCTGCCAGTACTGCGGGAAGAGGTTCCACCAAAAATCGGACATGAAGaagcacacattcattcatacgG GCGAAAAACCACACACGTGCCAGGTGTGTGGAAAAGCCTTCAGTCAGAGCTCCAATTTGATAACTCACAGTCGAAAACACACTGGATTCAAACCCTTCGGATGCGACCTCTGCGGTAAAGGATTCCAAAGAAAAGTGGATTTGAGAAGACACAAAGAAACGCAGCATGGACTAAAATGA